The Candidatus Fukatsuia endosymbiont of Tuberolachnus salignus nucleotide sequence CCCATTAAATATAAATAATCTAATTAAATTTTTCATTCAATTGCATAGCAATTTATTACCTATTTCATTACCAGAGAAGAAAAGTAAAATGCCATTTGGAACGTTACCTATAAATCATGATACATATACTAGTCCTGAAGCTCTCCTAGATTCTCAACATCTACGACAGCTAAGAACAGCTCCTGGAGCTTTCGGGTTCAATTTAACTGACGCAAAACAAGCATCAGGCGTACATGTTAAGGAGACCCCTTGTCAAGGAAAAGAGGCCCCTTATCGAGAATGGATGAAAACTTCGCCTAACAATCCTGATGTTGTCGTTCATCCTAATGTAGATGCAGTGTCTATTAATCAATCTACATTAGCTCAACAGCATTCACGAACCAGTTCTTCAGGTACAAATGACGACCATCAATTCTTTCCGTATGAAACTCTATCCAAGGGAATGCCATGTTTTTCTCAGTCTTCTCAGAGGGGAGGTGCAAGTAATGATAGTGGTAATGGACAAGTTTCTTCTGTTTTAAAAACCAAGTTGACACACGTTTCCACTTTTACAGGTTCTCGCCATCATCCTTACAGGCAAGTTCACGAAAGCTACGGTAGTGGTAATCTCGATTTACCTAGAGCTCCTGATCCTGATGCGGAGCTTCCAGATTTGAGAAATGATGTGTTTGATTTTTTTAGTAAGTTGGACACAGCAACAGATAGCAGTCCTTCGGCAAAGTTGCTACAGCCAGCCTCCCCCTCCTCCTCCTCTTTTTCTCAAAGATCGTTCCATGCTGATAGTGATCTTCACGCCGCTCCAGTAATGAAAAATCCAGTTTTTCCATCTACTATTCCACAACCTACGGTTCGAATGGCTGTAAGCACTGCTAATCTTAGCCTTTTACAGCAATTACCTTCGCAGTTTTCACAAACCGCGAATACAAGCACTACCACTACCGCTAGTACCCGTACCATCTTGGAGAAACCGAATAAATTAACTGCTGAAGATGAAAAGATAGTGGAGCAATTGTCACAGGAAGAATCAACACTAGATGTATCATGGGTAAAAACACTCGTGGTGTCTAATTCTAATCTAATTTTGATTATCAAAACAGCCCTGGAAAAAGTAAGAGATTGTAATAAAGAGAAAGGAAACGGTCATGAACTATTTAATGCCTCAGAGAACTTACACTTGCTGGTAGCAATAGTTTCTTATAACTGGGATAAATCAGTCACAGAAAAAAACTTATGTGTATCTCATCGCACTATAGAAAATTGGATAAATAAGTTTAGACAATATAATAATATTAATTTACCTTTAAATACTCAGATAGCATCGACGAAAGAAATCTTAGATTTTATAAATCAAATTAATAAAAATACTGGCCGCAAACCGTCTCTTCTTAGTAAGCGTATTTTAAACATATTTAATGCCTTAGATACAAACATTCAACAAAAAGTTTTAAAAGCTAGATTGAAACAATGGAGTTCAGATAAAAGTCAGAGTAAGTCTATATTCCAGAATTTTTCGTGGAGAATTATGCATATTATTTATTGTGGTAATGCCTATTCTCAAGAATATTCTGGTGTCTTTAATGCGTCTATTAATCTAGGTGTCCCGCGAAAGCAGGCAGCTACATTAGCTAAAGATCGGAAACTTTACATTGATGCAATGCAATCGCATCTAAATCCTATTGACGACGGCACTCGAACGTGATCTGTTTTAAATTTTTCAAAGTATAACTTGAGCATCTATATTAGAAATCAAGAGAATTAAGCAAGATTTTCAACTCGCAGACTTCATAAATCAAGCAAATAAAGTTTTTCAATATCATCCATAATAGTCTCGATCTTTAATGAAACAATCCAGCCATCTCTTTGTGGAGAGTTTTTATTTAAAAAATCGAATATTAGCGTTTTATCTATAATTTCTTATCCAAAATTCAGGTTAGATATTTAGATTCGATTGCCCTGACAAAACTCCGACGCGACGGCGAAGGTCAAGGTTTTACAGCTGCTAGTTATCAATACATATACCCAAGTGAAATCAAGATGCAGGATTTAGCGCCTGGAAATTATCGTTTAAGCGAGATACCAGAGAACTTGCCATTTGTGGTAGCTTCACTTCAAAGAAGTTTAAGATATCGTTCTTAAAACTCTGTTTAGATGGGTAATATCTATTGTTTCGTGTTTGCTCATTCATCACCTTCCACAATCGCTCTATCGGGTTTAGATTCGGGCTATACGGCGGAAGGTAATGAAGCTGGATATTCAACGTAAGCGCGGCGTCTTGCACAAGCTGTGAACGGTGATAGCCTGCACCCTCGAGGATCACATGTGCCGTTGTCGTGATGGGATAATGCGCGCGAATGGCAGACAGGAAGTGAACCACATTTTCGCTGTTAATCGTCTCATCATCACGGATTATGGGGTTAGCCACATTCTGGATGTTCAAGGCTCCCATGATATTCAACCGCGTTCTGCTCCCGGTGGTCTCTATCGTTTTATCCTGGCCTTTTCGTATCCAGCCGTAGCTTATTTTGGTGGTTTGTGTCGGATGAACGGCATCAATAAACAGTATGGGGTCATTACCCGCGGCGTCTTTCAATTCGCTGTAGGTCTTTATAAATTGCTGCTGTTTCTCAACGGCAAATTTATGCGGAACACCTTTCGGCTTTTTATAGCTAAAGCCATGCTGCTTCAACCCTTTATACAGACCTGATACGGTAAAGGTGATGTTCCAGCGTCCAGCGATATACGCCACAATTTGGTGATTGTGGTGGTAGAGCGGCTGGGTGAGATGTTCAACCAGCGACGTGGTCTGTTCCGCATTGAGATAGCCATCGGAGCCGCCATTTTCAGGCTTGAGCTTGTTGAGTTTATGATAGTCTGTAAGGTGGCGCCGCACCGTGGTTTCATTAATGAGCTGTGAGTGAGCAATCATAGGGGGAGTCCAGCCGTCTGCGGACAACAAAACACACCGGATCCTGTCACAGACACGGCGGTCATGGCTTTGACGATGTTGGGCTTCGAGGGTAATTTTCTGGTCAGCAGTCAGCTCTATTTTCATGGCTATGAGCATGATCCTTATCGACTTCAAAATCAAGCATCTTCATTGATCACGGGTATAGACACGGCAGGATATCCTGCAATCATTGCTCATTTGCTCTTTTCAGTCAATAGCATTACGCCACTTTTTTAATTTTACCGACACGTTTGCGACATTTAAACGCCTGTTCTATAGAATTATGAAGTAGATACAGACTTTCCTCTAGTATCTGGTCGACTTCTCTACGACAGGTAGCGAGTGAAGGCTTTTTAAATCGGTTGCCTCCTCGTGTGCTGATATTGCGCGGTATAGCGGCTTTCTGGCTATAAACCGCTATCGAATAACGGGAAAGGCGTTGTACGTAGTAACTGAGCAGGATGCCAAAAGCCTGGTTATCCACCGGTATCACCGTATCCACCACCCGAGAAATCAACAACCCGTCATCATCATTACACATTGGCCTGGTAGGATTTTCTTGCTGCTTTTTTGTCGCCATACAGTGGGCGATGAGGCTACTCTGTGGCTTCTCCAATCGACCGCTGTATACCCAGGCTCCCCAGCGTTCCAGCCAGCTGTTAACCCAGTGATACTGCTCATTATTGAGCCTAAGTTGTGTGACGTTCATGCTGCCTCCTGTTCCGTTATGATTATCTCCCTCCTGCCGCCTTGCACCTGTTCACCCCGAATGATGTGCAGGTCATCAATCACACTGTCATCGGCAATCATGCCCGCGTGTACCAAGGCATCCAACGGTGCCTTTAGCAGATTATCTAAATCGCGTTTCCTGCGGTATGGGACATGAACTCGTACCTTGACACGAAGTTTGCTTTTTAGGCACAGGGTAAGCCCCTTACGTGCAATTAACGCAATAACCTCGGTACGGTACTGCCTGCCCTGTTTGCTGATGTAATGTCGGCCTCTGGCATGTCGCCAATAGGTATTCACTGTCGGCGGGTAAGGCAGCACTATTCGATATTCATTCATGTTTCATCTGTCTCTACTGGCGCCGGTTGATGTGTTATGCCGTCCTGACCCGATAGCTCTCCCAGGTAAACGCCAAAGTACAACCGCCACCTTCGTTCATTCTGTCCAGTACTCGCTCACCGAGGTAAGTCGTTAAGTCTTCTTTCGGCAAATTGCTCAGCAGCAGCGTCGGTTTCATGTTTTCATAGCGGGTGTTGATGATTTCAAATAAAATCAGCTTTTCGGCCTCACTGCCAAACTGCACACCGATTTCATCGATAATCAACATGTCGACACCGGTGTAGTGCTTAATCACCTCGGATTCGGTTTGGGTGGCGTCTTTCGCCCAGGTGCTCTTGACCTCTCGAGTAATACGTAGCGCGGATGTCAGAACAACCGAGGCGTGGTGTGTCGTAATGATGTGTTTAGCAATCGCAACCGCCAGATGATTTTTTCCTGTCCCGGGTTTGCCGCACATCACCAACCCACCGCCTTGCGCTAAACGCTCATGCCATTTTTGTGCATAGGCCTGGCATACCTTCTGGCAACGCAAGGATTCAGCATTAATCGGCTGATAAGACTCAAAACTGGCAGTGGTAAAGCGCGCAGGGATACCCGTCTGGCTCAGCAAATTTTTAATCAATTGGGCCTGATTTCGCTGCTGGTCTGAGGCGATATTCTTTTTCAATACGGTGATTTTTTCGTGTAAACACGCCGGACAGTCCGTTTTCTGTTGCACGTTGGCAAAGCCCTGCAGGGTTCGACAGCGTTGTTCAAAAGCCCCGTGTTGTGGGCAGAGGACCTCTGCTACATCAACCCGAACCCCTGCTATTTCCTTCAGCGGGGCACGGGCACTTTTCAACCGGTCTTCAAGAAAAGTGAGGTCTTGCTGCTGACGCGAATTTTCTATTTTTTCAATGACATTCATCACATTACCCTTCCATCCACGCCGGAAATACCGTGGTGCCGTAGTCTTTTTTGGCGAAGCGGTCGCCAGAAACCCGTTTGAAGGTGGTGCCATCCACTGCCCGTTTGTTCTGGTAATTCAGTTTCTGACTGGCGGTGCAAAACCAGCTTTTAGGCGTGTCGTGACGAAACTCTAAATCCAATCGTGTCAGCTCGTAGACCAAGTCCAAATGCGGGAATAGCGTTTGCCAGCTGTCGAAATCTTGCGGGGTCAGGCGGATTATCTTCCCTTCGAAGGCGTAACGGCTCGCTAGGCTGGTCTGAGTGTCAACGTGAGGGGAATTACGCTGAGCAGGAAAACAGTCAGGGTGGGGGATGGGGTCTTCTCGCTTGGCAGGACACTCATCGACTTTGATTGCACAAATTTTGCTCGCAGTTGGGGTGTTAGGTTCTATGACAGGTTCTATGACTGGTTCAAAAGAATGACTGATTCTGGGTGTTCCTGATTCACCCCTTCCTGGTGTTCCAGATGCGCTACCCCGTGTGCCAGATACTCCACCCAGCGTTCTTGATTCACCAGGAGGTGAACCTGTATCCTCCCCGGGTGACTTATTTTCACCCTTCACTTTTGGGGCATTGTTTAACGTCAAATGATAAACATTCGATTTATTCACGCCCTGCTCATTTTTACGATATTCAATCCACAGCAAGCCGTCTACTGCCAACTGGTGAAGATGTTTTTGTACCGAGCGATCTGTCATTTCACACTGATGAGCGATATAGGGCACTGACGGCCAGCATTCGCCTTGGTCGTTGGCATTATCAGCCAATTTGAGTAAAATCAGTTTTCTCAGCGGATTCCCCACTTTGATACTCATGGCGTGTGTCATTAATTTCATACTCATTGTCTATTCCCTATGCCGCGTTTGTGATCGTTTTCAATAAGCCTGCTTCACATAGCTTTTTTGTTAGCCACGCTTGGCCCTTGCCGGTCAGTAGCGGGGTGAAGGTGATTTTCATCCCGTGCTCCGTCTCGATGGGCGTTTCTCTGAAGGTGAAATAGTCCCGCTCCAGGTACTCCTGTCGAGGCACATTTCTGCGAGAAGGAATACCCATTAGCACGTGATTTTTGCGTAACCAAACAAACAATTTGTTGGGACGAAGGCCCATCAGCTTGGCAAAATTGCCCACCAGAATGCCACTGGCCTCGCTCACACGGTCGGCGAAATCTATCTTAGGGGCAGCCCGTGCTAACGGGTTTTCTAGCCGTTGGCGTCGCTCAACCTCTTGCGTTAATGTTTTCAAGGCTGATAAATAATCGACCGGTAAAAACGAGTAGGCCGCTTTCTCTTCCAGTTGCTGCCAACGATCGACTACGCGGGCGGTAAATTCAGGGGAGAGTTGGGCGACCACCACATAGCTATCACGTTTACC carries:
- a CDS encoding RusA family crossover junction endodeoxyribonuclease; translated protein: MNEYRIVLPYPPTVNTYWRHARGRHYISKQGRQYRTEVIALIARKGLTLCLKSKLRVKVRVHVPYRRKRDLDNLLKAPLDALVHAGMIADDSVIDDLHIIRGEQVQGGRREIIITEQEAA
- a CDS encoding helix-turn-helix domain-containing protein, translating into MSMKLMTHAMSIKVGNPLRKLILLKLADNANDQGECWPSVPYIAHQCEMTDRSVQKHLHQLAVDGLLWIEYRKNEQGVNKSNVYHLTLNNAPKVKGENKSPGEDTGSPPGESRTLGGVSGTRGSASGTPGRGESGTPRISHSFEPVIEPVIEPNTPTASKICAIKVDECPAKREDPIPHPDCFPAQRNSPHVDTQTSLASRYAFEGKIIRLTPQDFDSWQTLFPHLDLVYELTRLDLEFRHDTPKSWFCTASQKLNYQNKRAVDGTTFKRVSGDRFAKKDYGTTVFPAWMEG
- a CDS encoding IS630 family transposase, encoding MKIELTADQKITLEAQHRQSHDRRVCDRIRCVLLSADGWTPPMIAHSQLINETTVRRHLTDYHKLNKLKPENGGSDGYLNAEQTTSLVEHLTQPLYHHNHQIVAYIAGRWNITFTVSGLYKGLKQHGFSYKKPKGVPHKFAVEKQQQFIKTYSELKDAAGNDPILFIDAVHPTQTTKISYGWIRKGQDKTIETTGSRTRLNIMGALNIQNVANPIIRDDETINSENVVHFLSAIRAHYPITTTAHVILEGAGYHRSQLVQDAALTLNIQLHYLPPYSPNLNPIERLWKVMNEQTRNNRYYPSKQSFKNDILNFFEVKLPQMASSLVSRLNDNFQALNPAS
- a CDS encoding antiterminator Q family protein, coding for MNVTQLRLNNEQYHWVNSWLERWGAWVYSGRLEKPQSSLIAHCMATKKQQENPTRPMCNDDDGLLISRVVDTVIPVDNQAFGILLSYYVQRLSRYSIAVYSQKAAIPRNISTRGGNRFKKPSLATCRREVDQILEESLYLLHNSIEQAFKCRKRVGKIKKVA
- a CDS encoding ATP-binding protein; its protein translation is MAPPSNGFLATASPKKTTAPRYFRRGWKGNVMNVIEKIENSRQQQDLTFLEDRLKSARAPLKEIAGVRVDVAEVLCPQHGAFEQRCRTLQGFANVQQKTDCPACLHEKITVLKKNIASDQQRNQAQLIKNLLSQTGIPARFTTASFESYQPINAESLRCQKVCQAYAQKWHERLAQGGGLVMCGKPGTGKNHLAVAIAKHIITTHHASVVLTSALRITREVKSTWAKDATQTESEVIKHYTGVDMLIIDEIGVQFGSEAEKLILFEIINTRYENMKPTLLLSNLPKEDLTTYLGERVLDRMNEGGGCTLAFTWESYRVRTA
- a CDS encoding phage antirepressor KilAC domain-containing protein, giving the protein MNPLSNAVNPSMGSREIADLVESRHDNVKRAIERLVEKGIIRLPPMEEVKNQLGQYVFEYRVGKRDSYVVVAQLSPEFTARVVDRWQQLEEKAAYSFLPVDYLSALKTLTQEVERRQRLENPLARAAPKIDFADRVSEASGILVGNFAKLMGLRPNKLFVWLRKNHVLMGIPSRRNVPRQEYLERDYFTFRETPIETEHGMKITFTPLLTGKGQAWLTKKLCEAGLLKTITNAA